The proteins below come from a single Cannabis sativa cultivar Pink pepper isolate KNU-18-1 chromosome 3, ASM2916894v1, whole genome shotgun sequence genomic window:
- the LOC115709102 gene encoding purple acid phosphatase 17 gives MAKIYVSIFYILSIISLMILLVSSELEQFNHSPKEDGSLSFLVIGDWGRRGDFNQSQVSFQMGKIGEKLDIDFVVSTGDNFYDNGLKSEDDIAFEESFTKIYTHNSLQTKWYSVLGNHDYRGDAEAQLSPLLRKIDNRWICLRSFFVNAELADIIFLDTTPFVDMYFSNPEDHTYDWRAISSRKDYISSLLMDVEKILKESRATWKIVVGHHAIRSVGHHGDTKELIEQLLPILEANEVDFYMNGHDHCLEHVSDTSSPIQFLTSGAGSKAWRGDINGLNKEGLKFFYDGQGFMSMQLTPKEAHIAFYDVFGNVLHKWQNSKLFHSSI, from the exons ATGgcaaaaatatatgtatctatattctATATTTTGAGTATTATTAGTTTAATGATTTTGTTAGTATCATCAGAGCTTGAACAGTTCAATCACTCACCCAAAGAAGATGGCTCACTGAGTTTTCTGGTGATTGGAGATTGGGGAAGAAGAGGAGATTTTAACCAATCCCAAGTCTCATTTCag ATGGGAAAAATTGGAGAAAAATTGGATATTGATTTTGTGGTTTCAACTGGTGATAATTTTTATGATAATGGATTGAAGAGTGAAGATGACATTGCATTTGAAGAATCTTTCACTAAAATTTATACTCATAACAGTCTTCAAACAAAATGGTATAGTG TATTGGGCAACCATGATTACAGAGGCGATGCAGAGGCCCAATTGAGCCCATTACTACGCAAAATTGACAATAGGTGGATTTGCTTGAGATCTTTTTTCGTAAATGCTG aATTGGcagatattatatttttggacACAACTCCATTTGTTGATATGTATTTCTCAAACCCAGAAGATCATACTTATGATTGGCGTGCCATTTCTTCACGAAAGGATTACATTTCTTCCTTATTAATG GATGTTGAGAAGATTTTAAAGGAATCACGTGCCACGTGGAAGATAGTGGTTGGTCATCATGCAATTAGAAGTGTTGGACATCATGGGGATACAAAAGAACTCATAGAGCAACTTCTTCCTATTCTTGAG GCCAACGAAGTTGATTTTTACATGAATGGACACGATCATTGCCTCGAACATGTTAGTGACACAAGCAG tcccatacaaTTTTTGACAAGTGGAGCTGGATCAAAGGCTTGGAGAGGAGACATAAATGGGTTAAACAAAGAAGGGTTGAAGTTCTTCTATGATGGACAAGGTTTTATGTCTATGCAATTAACACCAAAAGAGGCTCACATTGCTTTCTATGATGTATTTGGAAATGTTTTGCACAAATGGCAAAACTCCAAGCTCTTTCATTCCtccatataa
- the LOC115711534 gene encoding purple acid phosphatase 3, giving the protein MEFHLRFLLTNFIGVHAFFFFISLATAELPRLQHPTKVDGSLSFLVVGDWGRKGAYNQTQIARQMGKIGEKLKINFVVSTGDNFYDDGLKSINDPAFLNSFTKIYKAKSLQKPWYNVLGNHDYRGNVEAQLSPNFRSVDSRWLCMRSFVVNSEIAELFFVDTTPFVDKYFLRPKDHKYDWRGVLPRQHYLSNLLKDVDLALRNSAAKWKIVIGHHGIRSAGHHGDTKELVKQLLPILEANEVDLYINGHDHCLQHISSITSRIQFLTSGGGSKAWKGDFSANSHKGMRFYYDGQGFISVQLTPNDAIVAFYNIYGKVMHTLNLSKGLYSAV; this is encoded by the exons ATGGAATTTCATTTGAGGTTTTTGTTGACAAATTTCATTGGTGTCCAtgcattcttcttcttcatttcacTTGCAACCGCGGAACTTCCACGGTTGCAGCATCCCACAAAAGTCGACGGCTCATTGAGTTTTTTAGTCGTCGGAGATTGGGGAAGGAAAGGAGCTTACAATCAAACTCAAATCGCTCGTCAG ATGGGAAAGATAGGAGAGaaactaaagataaactttgtggTGTCAACTGGTGACAATTTTTATGATGATGGATTGAAGAGCATCAATGATCCTGCATTTCTAAattcttttacaaaaatatacaaaGCTAAGAGCCTTCAGAAGCCATGGTACAAtg TGTTAGGAAACCATGACTACAGAGGAAATGTTGAGGCCCAATTAAGCCCAAATTTTAGAAGTGTGGATAGCCGATGGCTTTGCATGAGATCATTTGTTGTTAACTCAG AAATTGCAGAGTTGTTCTTTGTGGACACAACTCCATTTGTGGACAAGTATTTTCTAAGGCCTAAGGACCATAAATATGATTGGAGGGGTGTTCTTCCTAGACAACATTACCTTTCAAATCTTCTCAAG GATGTAGATTTAGCATTGAGAAATTCAGCTGCCAAGTGGAAAATTGTGATTGGACATCATGGCATCAGAAGTGCAGGGCATCATGGTGACACCAAAGAATTAGTGAAGCAACTCCTACCAATTCTTGAG GCAAATGAAGTGGATTTGTACATAAATGGTCATGATCATTGTTTACAACACATAAGTAGCATCACAAG CCGAATTCAATTCTTGACAAGTGGAGGTGGTTCAAAAGCATGGAAAGGTGACTTTAGTGCAAATAGTCACAAGGGAATGAGATTTTACTATGATGGTCAAGGCTTCATATCTGTTCAACTTACACCAAATGATGCAATTGTAGCCTTTTACAACATATATGGCAAAGTTATGCATACTTTGAATCTATCCAAGGGTCTCTATTCTGCAGTATAA
- the LOC115709299 gene encoding UV-B-induced protein At3g17800, chloroplastic, whose product MEAATVTLMQSPFAVCKASNSISRSRNFTSTCSRFVNFGTNFGLSIKHQTSIAKSKVGERRLNYGNRRFPLVRASLTPNSGGSSAPIAPLQLESPIGQFLTQILASHPHLVPAAVEQQLEQLQIDRDAEETADKTAEESSETGTDLVLYRRIAEVKANERKKTLEEILYALIVQKFMDASVSLVPSIIPSAASDSSSQVDSWPSQDEKLEQLHSPEAYEMIQNHLSLILGNRLADSTSVAQISKLRVGQVYAASVMYGYFLRRVDQRFQLEKTMKILPDKLDEESNNIETKPLGGGQSLQGAPSHPEVSSWAGGISSTGFGAGVKNSRLRSYVMSFDGETLQRYATIRSKEAVSIIEKHTEALFGRPEIVITPQGTVDSSKDEVIKISFGGLKRLVLEAVTFGSFLWDVESYVDSRYHFVMN is encoded by the exons atggAAGCTGCAACAGTAACCCTTATGCAATCTCCTTTCGCTGTCTGTAAAGCTTCCAATTCTATTTCCAGATCTCGTAATTTCACTTCTACTTGTTCTCGTTTTGTCAATTTCGGAACCAATTTTGGTCTCTCAATCAAG CACCAAACTTCGATTGCAAAATCAAAGGTAGGGGAAAGAAGATTAAATTATGGAAATAGGAGGTTCCCATTAGTTAGAGCATCCTTAACTCCGAATTCAGGAGGATCATCTGCTCCAATTGCTCCATTACAACTTGAATCTCCTATAGGACAGTTTTTAACACAAATCTTAGCAAGTCATCCGCATCTTGTTCCAGCTGCGGTTGAGCAGCAGCTCGAACAGCTTCAAATCGACCGTGATGCTGAAGAAACGGCCGACAAAACGGCTGAGGAATCTTCGGAAACAGGCACCGACTTAGTTCTCTACAG GAGAATTGCTGAGGTTAAGGCTAATGAAAGGAAAAAGACTTTGGAAGAAATTTTGTATGCTTTGATTGTTCAGAAATTCATGGATGCCAGTGTTTCTTTGGTACCATCTATTATCCCTTCTGCTGCTTCTGATTCTTCATCGCAGGTCGATTCCTGGCCAAGTCAAGATGAGAAGCTCGAGCAGCTTCACTCACCGGAGGCTTATGAGATGATACAGAATCATCTATCTCTTATTTTAGGAAACCGATTAGCTGACTCCACTTCGGTAGCTCAAATAAGCAAACTCCGAGTTGGGCAGGTGTATGCAGCGTCGGTTATGTATGGATACTTCCTCAGGCGGGTTGATCAGAGGTTTCAACTTGAGAAGACGATGAAAATCCTTCCAGATAAATTGGATGAAGAAAGTAACAACATTGAAACTAAACCCCTCGGTGGAGGACAGTCTCTCCAAGGAGCACCTTCACATCCCGAAGTTTCTTCATGGGCTGGGGGCATCAGTTCTACGGGTTTTGGTGCTGGTGTTAAGAATTCCCGACTGAGAAGCTACGTTATGTCATTTGATGGGGAGACCCTTCAGAGGTATGCAACCATAAGATCCAAAGAGGCTGTTAGCATTATCGAAAAGCACACCGAGGCACTCTTTGGAAGACCCGAAATTGTTATAACGCCTCAGGGAACCGTTGATTCTTCCAAGGATGAGGTTATCAAGATTAGCTTCGGTGGTTTGAAAAGGCTTGTTCTTGAAGCTGTGACATTTGGTTCTTTTCTGTGGGATGTGGAGAGCTATGTGGATTCAAGGTACCATTTTGTGATGAATTGA
- the LOC115710812 gene encoding U-box domain-containing protein 21, translating into MVLGWRLRRKSNKKKSLKAMKVEIPNHFLCPIAFDLMKDPVTLSTGITYDRENIEKWLEEGNFTCPVTNQILHNFDLIPNHSIRKMIQEWGLENQKHGFQRIPTPRIPITPIEVTNILSFIESSSRQLDTSSCLEALKKIKQWGTESHHRNKRCMVANGAAEVLSAAFESFAAEPFEENSIVCEEILSNLAWMFPIGKIARNHLKSEASLRCMIQFLTRVETNISTKENSIKTLEELIIFYDVEDDQNQTYTLLEFLSKIEGVNEILMEFIQKKVSNKITKSTLMIIYQMVSTTPSLEITILSFLEMGLISSLLEILVDSHDDQENNKVIISERALGIMHSVLSYYQGRVKAYENDLTIPILVKKLLRVSNLATEFSVSSIWKLCMNGVVEQEKEELRSVVLVETLQVGGFQKLLLIIQVGCGYETKEKATEVLKLLNPYRPQLECIESVDYKSLQRSF; encoded by the coding sequence ATGGTTTTGGGTTGGAGATTAAGGAGAaaaagcaacaagaagaagagccTCAAGGCAATGAAGGTTGAGATTCCAAACCATTTCCTTTGTCCAATCGCATTTGATTTGATGAAAGATCCGGTTACATTATCAACTGGCATAACCTACGATCGAGAAAACATCGAAAAGTGGCTCGAGGAAGGGAATTTCACTTGTCCTGTCACCAATCAGATTCTCCATAACTTTGATTTGATTCCCAACCATTCCATTCGCAAGATGATCCAAGAATGGGGTTTGGAGAATCAAAAGCACGGTTTCCAACGCATTCCCACGCCTCGAATTCCAATCACGCCAATCGAGGTAACCaatattctttctttcataGAATCTTCATCTAGGCAGCTAGACACATCCAGCTGCCTAGAAGCCCTAAAGAAAATAAAGCAATGGGGTACAGAAAGCCACCATCGCAACAAACGTTGTATGGTGGCTAATGGCGCGGCCGAAGTACTCTCGGCTGCGTTCGAGAGCTTCGCAGCCGAACCATTTGAAGAAAATAGTATTGTTTGCGAAGAAATATTGTCGAATTTGGCTTGGATGTTTCCAATTGGAAAAATTGCTCGAAATCACTTAAAATCAGAAGCTTCTTTACGTTGCATGATTCAGTTTCTCACACGTGTGGAGACGAATATCTCAACAAAGGAGAATTCAATCAAAACATTAGAAGAGCTAATCATTTTTTATGATGTTGAAGATGATCAAAACCAAACCTACACATTATTAGAATTTCTATCAAAAATAGAGGGAGTAAATGAGATACTAATGGAGTTCATccaaaaaaaagtttcaaacaAAATTACCAAATCTACCCTCATGATAATCTACCAAATGGTTTCAACAACTCCTTCATTGGAAATTACCATATTGTCCTTCCTTGAAATGGGCTTGATTTCTTCACTCTTGGAAATCCTTGTAGATTCTCATGATGATCAAGAGAATAACAAGGTTATAATAAGTGAAAGAGCATTGGGTATTATGCATAGTGTTTTAAGTTACTACCAAGGTAGAGTAAAAGCCTATGAAAATGACCTAACTATACCAATTTTGGTTAAGAAACTTTTGAGGGTTTCAAATTTGGCTACTGAATTTTCAGTCTCATCAATTTGGAAACTTTGTATGAATGGAGTAGTGGAACAAGAGAAAGAAGAGTTGAGATCAGTTGTTCTTGTTGAGACTCTTCAAGTTGGTGGGTTTCAAAAATTGTTGTTGATTATTCAAGTTGGTTGTGGTTATGAGACTAAGGAAAAAGCAACTGAGGTTTTGAAACTTTTGAATCCTTATAGACCTCAATTGGAATGTATTGAGTCTGTTGATTACAAAAGTCTCCAAAGGTCATTTTGA